The Micropterus dolomieu isolate WLL.071019.BEF.003 ecotype Adirondacks linkage group LG22, ASM2129224v1, whole genome shotgun sequence genome contains a region encoding:
- the dnai7 gene encoding dynein axonemal intermediate chain 7 isoform X3: MGRKLTKALKAKQQQEEERRLREEEEAQLQAEKEEQDRLERERKERELERLELKDQERREDELNELRHLLEENHTAATKWKTSAVEKAKWERYMNCDGTPDPAVQQDINTYISLWRDDPEVNITTVLKQCNLALQLIEGLEGLLKDVSDPQEHQKYQEALIHLQELIHSKHHLTTEEILKRASANIDTETGNMQTVVKDENITLCLWANLKKNPRFKGFNFEEAGLAFELPKQLAVSDIAVRILHTRYDHLSLLARMAHLRIHTPSHRSLAGDEEVPAGIDVPQQGELKGEGKVKEGNEVQSIQRTEGRKSAASLQSRSNSAQPAEGRGSQIQTQMAALDVEGDLTSPPVQLTVKDNGAQVVDLLQYTPLGGVLYYDVFSLPPQAHQVNGWEIRQISNKGLQVFLYPMGKSNIDDNEAATCPPVGVSVTLPDSVVFLETPQVARWDAAGKQWRMDGITDVSYEEAEAKISFKMDSFQAFVLMQETYANLPFQSWELRPLGQDSALFNINGSLIDLSIMIQGNQVMLQSERERGLSHLTGKWMSVPALQRAIVNAGINIFVNEYTDKYVSTCGKDPLTEYAAYEQMALFASACAFSWSKWNAKCGPEHLIMQVCEHHGPAPVPKGSWSLYLLGAQRSQKLEITEGSEAFSPDHYPGSEFHSTFIHTLQDNMSSNGIARTRESNYLFVDTVQSLLCATRPLMYS; this comes from the exons ATGGGACGGAAGCTGACGAAGGCTCTGAAGGCAAAGCAGcagcaagaggaggagaggaggttgCGAGAGGAAG AAGAAGCACAGCTGCAAGCCgagaaggaggagcaggacAGATTGGAAAGAGAGCGAAAGGAAAGGGAGTTAGAAAGGCTTGAGTTAAAG GATCAAGAGCGCAGAGAAGATGAGCTGAACGAACTTCGCCATCTACTGGAGGAGAATCATACTGCAGCGACTAAATGGAAAACCAGTGCCGTGGAGAAAGCCaag TGGGAGAGATACATGAATTGCGATGGTACCCCTGACCCCGCAGTACAGCAGGATATTAACACATATATCAGCCTATGGAGAGATGACCCAGAGGTCAACATCACAACCGTTCTCAAGCAATGTAACCTCGCTCTACAG CTGATTGAGGGGCTGGAAGGTCTGCTCAAAGATGTTTCAGATCCACAAGAGCACCAGAAGTACCAGGAGGCTCTCATACATTTGCAGGAGCTAATCCACTCCAAACACCACCTCACCACAGAGGAGATCCTCAAG AGGGCCAGTGCGAACATCGACACTGAGACAGGCAACATGCAGACTGTGGTCAAAGATGAGAACATTACACTGTGTCTCTGGGCTAACCTCAAGAAGAATCCAAG GTTTAAAGGTTTTAACTTTGAAGAGGCCGGCCTGGCCTTTGAGCTTCCCAAACAGTTGGCTGTGAGCGATATCGCCGTACGGATCCTCCACACACGTTATGACCACCTGTCTTTGCTGGCGAGGATGGCTCACCTGAGAATACACACACCCAGCCACAG GTCTCTTGCAGGTGATGAGGAGGTTCCAGCAGGCATAGATGTACCTCAGCAGGGGGAGttaaaaggagaggggaaagtgAAGGAAGGCAATGAGGTGCAGTCCATCCAAAGGACTGAAGGGAGGAAG AGTGCAGCCAGTCTACAGTCAAGGAGTAACAGTGCGCAGCCTGCAGAAGGCCGAGGGAGCCAGATACAGACACAGATGGCGGCACTTGATG ttGAGGGGGATTTGACTTCCCCACCAGTGCAGCTGACAGTGAAGGACAACGGTGCCCAGGTGGTGGACTTATTGCAGTACACACCTCTGGGTGGGGTCCTATACTATGACGTGTTTTCCCTCCCACCACAAGCCCACCAGGTCAATGGCTGGGAAAttagacag ATTTCTAACAAAGGACTACAGGTGTTCCTTTACCCAATGGGGAAGTCTAACATCGATGACAATGAGGCTGCTACCTGCCCTCCTGTTGGTGTGTCTGTGACACTGCCCGACTCTGTTGTCTTCTTGGAAACTCCACAAGTTGCTCGCTGGGATGCTGCAG GGAAGCAGTGGAGGATGGACGGTATCACTGACGTCTCTTATGAGGAGGCAGAGGCCAAGATCTCCTTCAAGATGGATTCCTTCCAGGCCTTTGTGCTGATGCAAGAAACCTATGCAAACCTTCCCTTCCAGAGCTGGGAGCTCAGGCCATTGGGCCAAGACTCAGCTCTTTTCAACATCAACGGGTCACTCATCGACCTCAGTATCATGATCCAG GGTAATCAGGTGATGTTGCAgtcagagcgagagagaggtcTCTCTCACCTCACAGGGAAGTGGATGAGTGTCCCCGCCCTGCAGAGAGCCATAGTTAACGCAGGGATCAACATCTTTGTAAATGAATACACGGACAAATACGTCAGCACCTGTGGCAAG GACCCACTTACAGAATACGCTGCCTACGAACAGATGGCCCTCTTTGCTTCTGCCTGCGCGTTCTCGTGGAGCAAGTGGAATGCCAAATGTGGACCTGAGCATCTGATCATGCAG GTGTGTGAGCACCACGGCCCTGCCCCTGTGCCTAAGGGCTCGTGGAGTCTCTACCTGCTGGGTGCTCAGAGGAGTCAGAAGTTGGAAATCACAGAGGGGAGTGAGGCTTTCTCTCCAGACCATTATCCTGGCAGTGAGTTTCACTCCACCTTTATCCACACGCTCCAGGATAACATGAGCAGTAACGGCATAGCTCGGACTAGAGAATCCAATTATCTGTTTGTCGATACAGTACAGAGCCTGCTCTGTGCCACCAGACCCCTGATGTATTCATAA
- the slc5a8 gene encoding sodium-coupled monocarboxylate transporter 1 isoform X1, translating into MSGDSLVGGSFVVADYLVFALMLVLSAAVGVYYAWADRGQRNSGDFLMGGRRMTALPVSMSLTASFMSAITVLSNPAEVYRYGANIGFYGLSYVMTMVVVSEVFLPVFYRLAITSTYDYLELRFSRATRLLGTLLFIVQTILYTGIVIYAPALALNQVTGMDLWGAVISTGVVCTFYCTMGGLRAVVWTDVFQLGVMLAGFLSVIIRSVVLQGGVLPIISDSQQGGRLNFWDFDTNPLRRHTFWTITIGGTFVWVSIYGINQAQVQRYISCKSITHARLSLYINLLGLLSILLCSVFAGMCLFSVYKNCDPWTAGLVSAPDQLMPYLVMDILGDYPGLPGLFVAAAYSGSLSTVSSSINALAAVTVEDLIKPYTNMSEKHLSWTSKGLSVLYGVLCIGMAGLASLMGGILQAVISIFGIVGGPLLGLFTLGIICPFANSKGALTGLVSGLVVSLWVGIGAQIYPPPPEMSRPLSLTTEGCNFTATESLNWTSTALPTQLTSITTAPVHNIDGKPLLADTWYSLSYLYFSPIGTIITISVGLLVSLFTGGRKLKVESRLTLMKEDITFYHLFRFFKERVMGRTGKLDLTRDREKTLGNTNPTFCDVELDSAKRSIPT; encoded by the exons ATGTCAGGGGACTCTCTGGTAGGTGGCTCCTTTGTGGTAGCAGACTATTTGGTGTTTGCTCTCATGCTTGTGCTGTCCGCTGCCGTCGGAGTCTACTATGCCTGGGCGGACAGGGGCCAGCGAAACTCAGGGGACTTCCTAATGGGGGGTCGAAGAATGACAGCCCTGCCTGTCTCCATGTCCCTGACTGCCAGCTTCATGTCCGCCATCACAGTGCTGTCCAACCCAGCCGAG GTATACCGCTATGGAGCCAATATTGGATTTTATGGTCTCTCCTATGTTATGACTATGGTGGTCGTATCTGAGGTCTTCCTCCCAGTCTTTTACAGGCTGGCCATCACCAGCACATATGAT TACCTGGAGCTGCGTTTCAGCAGAGCAACCCGTCTGCTGGGAACTTTGCTCTTCATTGTTCAGACA atCCTCTACACTGGAATCGTCATTTACGCCCCAGCTCTTGCTTTAAACCAAG TAACTGGTATGGATCTGTGGGGTGCGGTTATTTCCACGGGCGTGGTCTGCACCTTTTACTGCACGATG GGTGGTCTGAGGGCGGTGGTGTGGACAGATGTGTTTCAG CTTGGTGTCATGCTTGcaggcttcctgtctgtcatcATCAGGTCTGTGGTCTTACAAGGGGGTGTCCTCCCCATCATCTCAGATTCACAACAAGGAGGGAGACTCAACTTTTGGGA CTTTGACACGAACCCTCTGAGGAGACACACTTTTTGGACCATAACCATTGGAGGGACATTTGTCTGGGTCAGTATCTATGGGATCAACCAGGCCCAGGTTCAGAGATACATCTCCTGCAAGAGCATCACTCATGCCAGACT ATCTCTGTACATCAACCTGTTAGGCCTGTTGTCCATCTTGCTGTGCTCAGTGTTTGCAGGAATGTGCCTCTTCTCAGTCTATAAGAACTGTGACCCATGGACAGCTGGACTGGTTTCTGCTCCTGATCAG TTGATGCCATATTTGGTGATGGACATCTTGGGAGACTATCCTGGCCTTCCTGGATTGTTTGTTGCAGCTGCGTATAGTGGATCTCTAAG CACAGTGTCTTCCAGCATCAATGCACTGGCTGCAGTGACAGTAGAGGACCTGATCAAACCATACACTAACATGTCTGAGAAACACCTGTCCTGGACCTCAAAAGGACTGA GCGTCTTGTATGGGGTTTTATGTATTGGAATGGCTGGACTGGCTTCACTCATGGGAGGGATCTTGCAG GCGGTCATCAGTATATTTGGGATCGTTGGAGGCCCTTTACTTGGCCTGTTTACGTTGGGTATCATCTGTCCATTTGCCAACTCCAAA GGAGCTTTAACAGGTCTTGTATCAGGGTTGgttgtgtctctgtgggtgGGCATCGGAGCCCAGATATACCCTCCCCCTCCTGAGATGAGCCGACCTCTGTCCCTGACCACTGAGGGATGTAACTTCACCGCTACAGAAAGCCTCAATTGGACCTCCACTGCTCTGCCAACACAGCTGACCTCCATCACCACAGCCCCAGTGCACAACATTGATGGCAA GCCTCTGCTGGCAGATACCTGGTACTCTCTGTCCTATCTTTACTTCAGTCCTATTGGAACCATAATAACTATCAGTGTGGGACTATTAGtcagtctgtttacag GAGGCCGGAAGCTGAAGGTTGAATCGAGGCTTACATTAATGAAAGAAGACATAACTTTTTATCACCTATTCAGGTTTTTTAAAGAGAGA GTCATGGGACGAACAGGAAAGCTTGACCTAACAAGGGACAGAGAGAAGACACTGGGCAACACTAATCCCACTTTCTGTGACGTTGAGCTGGACTCAGCAAAAAGGAGCATCCCCACATGA
- the slc5a8 gene encoding sodium-coupled monocarboxylate transporter 1 isoform X2: MLVLSAAVGVYYAWADRGQRNSGDFLMGGRRMTALPVSMSLTASFMSAITVLSNPAEVYRYGANIGFYGLSYVMTMVVVSEVFLPVFYRLAITSTYDYLELRFSRATRLLGTLLFIVQTILYTGIVIYAPALALNQVTGMDLWGAVISTGVVCTFYCTMGGLRAVVWTDVFQLGVMLAGFLSVIIRSVVLQGGVLPIISDSQQGGRLNFWDFDTNPLRRHTFWTITIGGTFVWVSIYGINQAQVQRYISCKSITHARLSLYINLLGLLSILLCSVFAGMCLFSVYKNCDPWTAGLVSAPDQLMPYLVMDILGDYPGLPGLFVAAAYSGSLSTVSSSINALAAVTVEDLIKPYTNMSEKHLSWTSKGLSVLYGVLCIGMAGLASLMGGILQAVISIFGIVGGPLLGLFTLGIICPFANSKGALTGLVSGLVVSLWVGIGAQIYPPPPEMSRPLSLTTEGCNFTATESLNWTSTALPTQLTSITTAPVHNIDGKPLLADTWYSLSYLYFSPIGTIITISVGLLVSLFTGGRKLKVESRLTLMKEDITFYHLFRFFKERVMGRTGKLDLTRDREKTLGNTNPTFCDVELDSAKRSIPT, from the exons ATGCTTGTGCTGTCCGCTGCCGTCGGAGTCTACTATGCCTGGGCGGACAGGGGCCAGCGAAACTCAGGGGACTTCCTAATGGGGGGTCGAAGAATGACAGCCCTGCCTGTCTCCATGTCCCTGACTGCCAGCTTCATGTCCGCCATCACAGTGCTGTCCAACCCAGCCGAG GTATACCGCTATGGAGCCAATATTGGATTTTATGGTCTCTCCTATGTTATGACTATGGTGGTCGTATCTGAGGTCTTCCTCCCAGTCTTTTACAGGCTGGCCATCACCAGCACATATGAT TACCTGGAGCTGCGTTTCAGCAGAGCAACCCGTCTGCTGGGAACTTTGCTCTTCATTGTTCAGACA atCCTCTACACTGGAATCGTCATTTACGCCCCAGCTCTTGCTTTAAACCAAG TAACTGGTATGGATCTGTGGGGTGCGGTTATTTCCACGGGCGTGGTCTGCACCTTTTACTGCACGATG GGTGGTCTGAGGGCGGTGGTGTGGACAGATGTGTTTCAG CTTGGTGTCATGCTTGcaggcttcctgtctgtcatcATCAGGTCTGTGGTCTTACAAGGGGGTGTCCTCCCCATCATCTCAGATTCACAACAAGGAGGGAGACTCAACTTTTGGGA CTTTGACACGAACCCTCTGAGGAGACACACTTTTTGGACCATAACCATTGGAGGGACATTTGTCTGGGTCAGTATCTATGGGATCAACCAGGCCCAGGTTCAGAGATACATCTCCTGCAAGAGCATCACTCATGCCAGACT ATCTCTGTACATCAACCTGTTAGGCCTGTTGTCCATCTTGCTGTGCTCAGTGTTTGCAGGAATGTGCCTCTTCTCAGTCTATAAGAACTGTGACCCATGGACAGCTGGACTGGTTTCTGCTCCTGATCAG TTGATGCCATATTTGGTGATGGACATCTTGGGAGACTATCCTGGCCTTCCTGGATTGTTTGTTGCAGCTGCGTATAGTGGATCTCTAAG CACAGTGTCTTCCAGCATCAATGCACTGGCTGCAGTGACAGTAGAGGACCTGATCAAACCATACACTAACATGTCTGAGAAACACCTGTCCTGGACCTCAAAAGGACTGA GCGTCTTGTATGGGGTTTTATGTATTGGAATGGCTGGACTGGCTTCACTCATGGGAGGGATCTTGCAG GCGGTCATCAGTATATTTGGGATCGTTGGAGGCCCTTTACTTGGCCTGTTTACGTTGGGTATCATCTGTCCATTTGCCAACTCCAAA GGAGCTTTAACAGGTCTTGTATCAGGGTTGgttgtgtctctgtgggtgGGCATCGGAGCCCAGATATACCCTCCCCCTCCTGAGATGAGCCGACCTCTGTCCCTGACCACTGAGGGATGTAACTTCACCGCTACAGAAAGCCTCAATTGGACCTCCACTGCTCTGCCAACACAGCTGACCTCCATCACCACAGCCCCAGTGCACAACATTGATGGCAA GCCTCTGCTGGCAGATACCTGGTACTCTCTGTCCTATCTTTACTTCAGTCCTATTGGAACCATAATAACTATCAGTGTGGGACTATTAGtcagtctgtttacag GAGGCCGGAAGCTGAAGGTTGAATCGAGGCTTACATTAATGAAAGAAGACATAACTTTTTATCACCTATTCAGGTTTTTTAAAGAGAGA GTCATGGGACGAACAGGAAAGCTTGACCTAACAAGGGACAGAGAGAAGACACTGGGCAACACTAATCCCACTTTCTGTGACGTTGAGCTGGACTCAGCAAAAAGGAGCATCCCCACATGA
- the dnai7 gene encoding dynein axonemal intermediate chain 7 isoform X1 yields the protein MPPKKVKSCKMGRKLTKALKAKQQQEEERRLREEEEAQLQAEKEEQDRLERERKERELERLELKDQERREDELNELRHLLEENHTAATKWKTSAVEKAKWERYMNCDGTPDPAVQQDINTYISLWRDDPEVNITTVLKQCNLALQLIEGLEGLLKDVSDPQEHQKYQEALIHLQELIHSKHHLTTEEILKRASANIDTETGNMQTVVKDENITLCLWANLKKNPRFKGFNFEEAGLAFELPKQLAVSDIAVRILHTRYDHLSLLARMAHLRIHTPSHRSLAGDEEVPAGIDVPQQGELKGEGKVKEGNEVQSIQRTEGRKSAASLQSRSNSAQPAEGRGSQIQTQMAALDVEGDLTSPPVQLTVKDNGAQVVDLLQYTPLGGVLYYDVFSLPPQAHQVNGWEIRQISNKGLQVFLYPMGKSNIDDNEAATCPPVGVSVTLPDSVVFLETPQVARWDAAGKQWRMDGITDVSYEEAEAKISFKMDSFQAFVLMQETYANLPFQSWELRPLGQDSALFNINGSLIDLSIMIQGNQVMLQSERERGLSHLTGKWMSVPALQRAIVNAGINIFVNEYTDKYVSTCGKDPLTEYAAYEQMALFASACAFSWSKWNAKCGPEHLIMQVCEHHGPAPVPKGSWSLYLLGAQRSQKLEITEGSEAFSPDHYPGSEFHSTFIHTLQDNMSSNGIARTRESNYLFVDTVQSLLCATRPLMYS from the exons ATG CCACCCAAGAAAGTAAAG TCATGCAAAATGGGACGGAAGCTGACGAAGGCTCTGAAGGCAAAGCAGcagcaagaggaggagaggaggttgCGAGAGGAAG AAGAAGCACAGCTGCAAGCCgagaaggaggagcaggacAGATTGGAAAGAGAGCGAAAGGAAAGGGAGTTAGAAAGGCTTGAGTTAAAG GATCAAGAGCGCAGAGAAGATGAGCTGAACGAACTTCGCCATCTACTGGAGGAGAATCATACTGCAGCGACTAAATGGAAAACCAGTGCCGTGGAGAAAGCCaag TGGGAGAGATACATGAATTGCGATGGTACCCCTGACCCCGCAGTACAGCAGGATATTAACACATATATCAGCCTATGGAGAGATGACCCAGAGGTCAACATCACAACCGTTCTCAAGCAATGTAACCTCGCTCTACAG CTGATTGAGGGGCTGGAAGGTCTGCTCAAAGATGTTTCAGATCCACAAGAGCACCAGAAGTACCAGGAGGCTCTCATACATTTGCAGGAGCTAATCCACTCCAAACACCACCTCACCACAGAGGAGATCCTCAAG AGGGCCAGTGCGAACATCGACACTGAGACAGGCAACATGCAGACTGTGGTCAAAGATGAGAACATTACACTGTGTCTCTGGGCTAACCTCAAGAAGAATCCAAG GTTTAAAGGTTTTAACTTTGAAGAGGCCGGCCTGGCCTTTGAGCTTCCCAAACAGTTGGCTGTGAGCGATATCGCCGTACGGATCCTCCACACACGTTATGACCACCTGTCTTTGCTGGCGAGGATGGCTCACCTGAGAATACACACACCCAGCCACAG GTCTCTTGCAGGTGATGAGGAGGTTCCAGCAGGCATAGATGTACCTCAGCAGGGGGAGttaaaaggagaggggaaagtgAAGGAAGGCAATGAGGTGCAGTCCATCCAAAGGACTGAAGGGAGGAAG AGTGCAGCCAGTCTACAGTCAAGGAGTAACAGTGCGCAGCCTGCAGAAGGCCGAGGGAGCCAGATACAGACACAGATGGCGGCACTTGATG ttGAGGGGGATTTGACTTCCCCACCAGTGCAGCTGACAGTGAAGGACAACGGTGCCCAGGTGGTGGACTTATTGCAGTACACACCTCTGGGTGGGGTCCTATACTATGACGTGTTTTCCCTCCCACCACAAGCCCACCAGGTCAATGGCTGGGAAAttagacag ATTTCTAACAAAGGACTACAGGTGTTCCTTTACCCAATGGGGAAGTCTAACATCGATGACAATGAGGCTGCTACCTGCCCTCCTGTTGGTGTGTCTGTGACACTGCCCGACTCTGTTGTCTTCTTGGAAACTCCACAAGTTGCTCGCTGGGATGCTGCAG GGAAGCAGTGGAGGATGGACGGTATCACTGACGTCTCTTATGAGGAGGCAGAGGCCAAGATCTCCTTCAAGATGGATTCCTTCCAGGCCTTTGTGCTGATGCAAGAAACCTATGCAAACCTTCCCTTCCAGAGCTGGGAGCTCAGGCCATTGGGCCAAGACTCAGCTCTTTTCAACATCAACGGGTCACTCATCGACCTCAGTATCATGATCCAG GGTAATCAGGTGATGTTGCAgtcagagcgagagagaggtcTCTCTCACCTCACAGGGAAGTGGATGAGTGTCCCCGCCCTGCAGAGAGCCATAGTTAACGCAGGGATCAACATCTTTGTAAATGAATACACGGACAAATACGTCAGCACCTGTGGCAAG GACCCACTTACAGAATACGCTGCCTACGAACAGATGGCCCTCTTTGCTTCTGCCTGCGCGTTCTCGTGGAGCAAGTGGAATGCCAAATGTGGACCTGAGCATCTGATCATGCAG GTGTGTGAGCACCACGGCCCTGCCCCTGTGCCTAAGGGCTCGTGGAGTCTCTACCTGCTGGGTGCTCAGAGGAGTCAGAAGTTGGAAATCACAGAGGGGAGTGAGGCTTTCTCTCCAGACCATTATCCTGGCAGTGAGTTTCACTCCACCTTTATCCACACGCTCCAGGATAACATGAGCAGTAACGGCATAGCTCGGACTAGAGAATCCAATTATCTGTTTGTCGATACAGTACAGAGCCTGCTCTGTGCCACCAGACCCCTGATGTATTCATAA
- the lyrm5a gene encoding LYR motif-containing protein 5A — translation MANPFRGEVFKLYKTLLYLGRDYPQGSAYFRERLKSAFMKNKDVTDPEKIKKLVARGDFVIKELEALYFLRKYRAIKKRYYEPDK, via the exons ATGGCCAACCCTTTCAGGGGTGAGGTTTTCAAGCTTTACAAAACT CTGCTGTATCTTGGCCGCGACTACCCCCAGGGCTCAGCTTATTTCAGAGAGCGCCTGAAGTCAGCTTTCATGAAGAATAAAGACGTGACAGACCCTGAAAAGATCAAAAAGCTAGTGGCACGTGGCGACTTTGTCATCAAGGAGCTGGAGGCTCTGTATTTCCTCAGGAAATATCGAGCCATAAAGAAGAGGTATTATGAACCAGACAAATAA
- the dnai7 gene encoding dynein axonemal intermediate chain 7 isoform X2, whose product MSCKMGRKLTKALKAKQQQEEERRLREEEEAQLQAEKEEQDRLERERKERELERLELKDQERREDELNELRHLLEENHTAATKWKTSAVEKAKWERYMNCDGTPDPAVQQDINTYISLWRDDPEVNITTVLKQCNLALQLIEGLEGLLKDVSDPQEHQKYQEALIHLQELIHSKHHLTTEEILKRASANIDTETGNMQTVVKDENITLCLWANLKKNPRFKGFNFEEAGLAFELPKQLAVSDIAVRILHTRYDHLSLLARMAHLRIHTPSHRSLAGDEEVPAGIDVPQQGELKGEGKVKEGNEVQSIQRTEGRKSAASLQSRSNSAQPAEGRGSQIQTQMAALDVEGDLTSPPVQLTVKDNGAQVVDLLQYTPLGGVLYYDVFSLPPQAHQVNGWEIRQISNKGLQVFLYPMGKSNIDDNEAATCPPVGVSVTLPDSVVFLETPQVARWDAAGKQWRMDGITDVSYEEAEAKISFKMDSFQAFVLMQETYANLPFQSWELRPLGQDSALFNINGSLIDLSIMIQGNQVMLQSERERGLSHLTGKWMSVPALQRAIVNAGINIFVNEYTDKYVSTCGKDPLTEYAAYEQMALFASACAFSWSKWNAKCGPEHLIMQVCEHHGPAPVPKGSWSLYLLGAQRSQKLEITEGSEAFSPDHYPGSEFHSTFIHTLQDNMSSNGIARTRESNYLFVDTVQSLLCATRPLMYS is encoded by the exons ATG TCATGCAAAATGGGACGGAAGCTGACGAAGGCTCTGAAGGCAAAGCAGcagcaagaggaggagaggaggttgCGAGAGGAAG AAGAAGCACAGCTGCAAGCCgagaaggaggagcaggacAGATTGGAAAGAGAGCGAAAGGAAAGGGAGTTAGAAAGGCTTGAGTTAAAG GATCAAGAGCGCAGAGAAGATGAGCTGAACGAACTTCGCCATCTACTGGAGGAGAATCATACTGCAGCGACTAAATGGAAAACCAGTGCCGTGGAGAAAGCCaag TGGGAGAGATACATGAATTGCGATGGTACCCCTGACCCCGCAGTACAGCAGGATATTAACACATATATCAGCCTATGGAGAGATGACCCAGAGGTCAACATCACAACCGTTCTCAAGCAATGTAACCTCGCTCTACAG CTGATTGAGGGGCTGGAAGGTCTGCTCAAAGATGTTTCAGATCCACAAGAGCACCAGAAGTACCAGGAGGCTCTCATACATTTGCAGGAGCTAATCCACTCCAAACACCACCTCACCACAGAGGAGATCCTCAAG AGGGCCAGTGCGAACATCGACACTGAGACAGGCAACATGCAGACTGTGGTCAAAGATGAGAACATTACACTGTGTCTCTGGGCTAACCTCAAGAAGAATCCAAG GTTTAAAGGTTTTAACTTTGAAGAGGCCGGCCTGGCCTTTGAGCTTCCCAAACAGTTGGCTGTGAGCGATATCGCCGTACGGATCCTCCACACACGTTATGACCACCTGTCTTTGCTGGCGAGGATGGCTCACCTGAGAATACACACACCCAGCCACAG GTCTCTTGCAGGTGATGAGGAGGTTCCAGCAGGCATAGATGTACCTCAGCAGGGGGAGttaaaaggagaggggaaagtgAAGGAAGGCAATGAGGTGCAGTCCATCCAAAGGACTGAAGGGAGGAAG AGTGCAGCCAGTCTACAGTCAAGGAGTAACAGTGCGCAGCCTGCAGAAGGCCGAGGGAGCCAGATACAGACACAGATGGCGGCACTTGATG ttGAGGGGGATTTGACTTCCCCACCAGTGCAGCTGACAGTGAAGGACAACGGTGCCCAGGTGGTGGACTTATTGCAGTACACACCTCTGGGTGGGGTCCTATACTATGACGTGTTTTCCCTCCCACCACAAGCCCACCAGGTCAATGGCTGGGAAAttagacag ATTTCTAACAAAGGACTACAGGTGTTCCTTTACCCAATGGGGAAGTCTAACATCGATGACAATGAGGCTGCTACCTGCCCTCCTGTTGGTGTGTCTGTGACACTGCCCGACTCTGTTGTCTTCTTGGAAACTCCACAAGTTGCTCGCTGGGATGCTGCAG GGAAGCAGTGGAGGATGGACGGTATCACTGACGTCTCTTATGAGGAGGCAGAGGCCAAGATCTCCTTCAAGATGGATTCCTTCCAGGCCTTTGTGCTGATGCAAGAAACCTATGCAAACCTTCCCTTCCAGAGCTGGGAGCTCAGGCCATTGGGCCAAGACTCAGCTCTTTTCAACATCAACGGGTCACTCATCGACCTCAGTATCATGATCCAG GGTAATCAGGTGATGTTGCAgtcagagcgagagagaggtcTCTCTCACCTCACAGGGAAGTGGATGAGTGTCCCCGCCCTGCAGAGAGCCATAGTTAACGCAGGGATCAACATCTTTGTAAATGAATACACGGACAAATACGTCAGCACCTGTGGCAAG GACCCACTTACAGAATACGCTGCCTACGAACAGATGGCCCTCTTTGCTTCTGCCTGCGCGTTCTCGTGGAGCAAGTGGAATGCCAAATGTGGACCTGAGCATCTGATCATGCAG GTGTGTGAGCACCACGGCCCTGCCCCTGTGCCTAAGGGCTCGTGGAGTCTCTACCTGCTGGGTGCTCAGAGGAGTCAGAAGTTGGAAATCACAGAGGGGAGTGAGGCTTTCTCTCCAGACCATTATCCTGGCAGTGAGTTTCACTCCACCTTTATCCACACGCTCCAGGATAACATGAGCAGTAACGGCATAGCTCGGACTAGAGAATCCAATTATCTGTTTGTCGATACAGTACAGAGCCTGCTCTGTGCCACCAGACCCCTGATGTATTCATAA